A single window of Gossypium arboreum isolate Shixiya-1 chromosome 13, ASM2569848v2, whole genome shotgun sequence DNA harbors:
- the LOC108463243 gene encoding laccase-17-like yields MGVFLLSSPAFLVFFSFFTFCLLVDPVLGITRYYKFDVKLHNVTRLCHTRSIVSVNGQFPGPRIVAREGDQLLVKVVNHVPNNVSIHWHGIRQLQSGWADGPAYVTQCPIQTGQSYVYNFTIIGQRGTLFWHAHISWLRATLYGPIIILPKRGIPYPFAKPYKEVPIVFGEWFNADPEAVISQALQTGGGPNVSDAYTINGLPGPLYNCSAKDTFKLKVKPGKTYLLRLVNAALNDELFFSIANHTLTVVDVDAVYVKPFETETLLITPGQTTNVILKTKPSYPNATFFMTARPYVTGQGTFDNSTVAGILEYESPPNSLHSSIMLPLFKPILPALNDTSFATKFASKLRSLASAQYPTNVPQKVDKHFFFTVGLGTSPCQHNQTCQGPNGTKFAASVNNVSFAMPTTALLQAHFFGQSNGVYTPDFPSSPITPFNYIGSPPNNTMVSNGTKVVVLPFNTSVELVMQDTNILGAESHPLHLHGFNFFIIGRGFGNFDPNKDPAKFNLIDPVERNTVGVPSGGWVAIRFLADNPGVWFMHCHLEVHTSWGLKMAWIVLDGELPTQKLLPPPADLPKC; encoded by the exons atgggAGTTTTTCTTCTTTCATCACCAGCATTTCTGGTTTTCTTCTCATTTTTCACTTTCTGTCTACTTGTTGACCCCGTACTTGGGATCACCAGGTACTACAAGTTTGAT GTCAAGCTGCATAATGTAACACGTTTGTGTCATACAAGGAGCATTGTTTCGGTGAATGGACAATTTCCAGGGCCTCGCATTGTAGCAAGGGAGGGTGATCAGCTTCTCGTCAAAGTGGTCAACCATGTGCCTAACAATGTTTCTATCCACTG GCATGGCATTCGACAGCTTCAAAGCGGTTGGGCGGATGGGCCTGCATATGTGACTCAGTGTCCCATACAAACTGGCCAAAGCTACGTTTACAACTTCACCATTATAGGCCAAAGAGGGACTCTCTTCTGGCATGCCCATATATCATGGCTAAGAGCCACTCTTTATGGTCCCATTATCATTCTTCCCAAGCGTGGCATACCTTACCCTTTTGCTAAGCCTTACAAGGAAGTTCCCATTGTCTTCG GAGAGTGGTTCAATGCAGATCCTGAGGCTGTTATTAGCCAGGCACTCCAGACTGGTGGGGGTCCAAATGTCTCTGATGCTTATACCATCAATGGTCTCCCTGGACCACTTTATAACTGCTCAGCCAAAG ATACATTCAAGCTGAAGGTGAAGCCTGGAAAAACTTACCTTCTTCGTTTAGTCAATGCGGCACTTAATGATGAGCTCTTCTTCAGCATAGCAAATCACACACTAACTGTTGTTGATGTTGATGCCGTTTATGTTAAACCATTTGAGACTGAAACACTTCTCATCACCCCTGGTCAAACCACAAATGTGATCCTTAAGACTAAACCAAGCTATCCAAATGCCACTTTCTTCATGACTGCTAGACCATATGTGACAGGCCAAGGAACATTCGATAATTCAACTGTTGCCGGTATTTTAGAATACGAGTCACCACCCAATAGCCTTCATTCGAGCATAATGTTGCCCTTGTTTAAACCAATTCTACCTGCTTTGAATGACACTTCCTTTGCTACAAAATTCGCAAGTAAACTCCGTAGCTTGGCCAGTGCACAATATCCTACCAATGTGCCTCAGAAGGTTGATAAGCATTTTTTCTTCACTGTTGGTCTTGGAACCAGTCCATGCCAGCATAACCAAACCTGCCAAGGACCTAATGGAACCAAGTTCGCAGCTTCAGTGAATAATGTATCGTTTGCAATGCCGACTACAGCATTACTCCAGGCTCATTTCTTCGGCCAATCTAACGGAGTTTACACCCCTGATTTTCCTAGCAGTCCTATAACTCCATTTAACTATATAGGCTCACCACCTAACAATACTATGGTAAGCAACGGAACAAAGGTAGTAGTGCTTCCTTTTAATACTTCCGTGGAGCTAGTTATGCAGGACACGAACATTCTTGGAGCTGAAAGCCACCCTCTTCATCTACATGGCTTCAATTTCTTTATTATCGGCCGAGGTTTTGGAAACTTTGATCCAAATAAGGACCCCGCAAAGTTCAATCTGATTGACCCTGTTGAAAGGAACACTGTTGGTGTGCCATCAGGAGGTTGGGTTGCAATTCGTTTTCTAGCCGATAATCCAG GGGTATGGTTCATGCATTGCCATCTAGAAGTGCACACCAGCTGGGGCTTGAAGATGGCTTGGATTGTCTTGGATGGTGAACTTCCTACTCAGAAATTGTTGCCTCCACCAGCAGATCTTCCTAAATGTTGA